Below is a window of Xyrauchen texanus isolate HMW12.3.18 chromosome 1, RBS_HiC_50CHRs, whole genome shotgun sequence DNA.
TTGTCTATGTCCACTATACCTTCACTCTCAAGGAACTGGAAGAGGTTATAATAAACATTAGTCAATCCCCGCCACATGTCACCCCAGAGCCTCTCAATAGGCTGGTTATGAGTGCTCCTGCCTCTGATAGCACTGCCTCTGTCTGAGCCCCTGAAAATGTTCATCATCACACAGACATCATTATTTTCACCTCCATGATCTGTTCTGACCCTGGAAGGTACTCCATATCTGGCCACAGCATTCAAAAAGCAATCCATTACAGTGCTGCTGCGGTTGTTGTTTGAGGCACGGAGAAAGTCTATGAGGCGACTGTAGCCATCTATACCTCCATGAATGACAATTCTCCATCTAAAACATAGAGAAACACTGTTATAATACAAGACGTTAAGAACAAAAAGAATATACATTACAGTACATCTTCCAAATATTTTCATAATCAGAAGTTTACGAatacttttttataatttatacactttattaaatgtaacgtataatacaaaaaaaacatagcCCTGTACCTTATCAATTAGTGGTTGCCATCAAGGTGCCAAAGGGAGTTTGGTCCAGCTACACTGTACAGTCGCCTCTGTGGTCTTTGTGACATTGCTCTTAGAGCTGCAGCACTGGGGTTGATTCAGCACTAAACTCCTTCTCACTCTGTCTCTTTGCACCCGTACTCCACCTGCCCGTAACTGTGCCCTGACAGCCTCAGACCCAAGCTGGTCATTCCCAGCCACAATATCTTTGATCATGTCATCGAGGGCATCATCAGTTACATCAGAATATGTCACAGACTGATTCAAATTGAACTTCCTGAAACAAACAATTCAAACATAACTATTGTTTATTATCAAGATAATGCTAAACATGTTCTTGTAGCTCAAAtagtagagcatggcactataGAAATGCAAGTTTGATACCCAGGGAATGCATGAATTGAAAGGGAATGCACAagttaaatgcaaatgtaaatacaatgctCATTTCATGCGCATCAAATAGTTTAAAATGAAATTTGCCTACATCTTGATGCAACTTACTTTATGCGTTGTTTGACTGTAGCCAAAGACACTTGCAGAATTTCAGCTATCGAACGAAGAGAAAAACCACATGAGGTCAGAAAAGAAAGTTGCTCTCTAGTGATGCTGTAATGGGGTGCTCCTCTACCTCCACTACAAGTAAGTGGAGCCTGATAACTGGAACTGGCTGCAACAATAATAACAAGGATAAATAATTGTAATCCAATCAAGTTTTACAAGTCACAAAGAGAGGTCTATCTAGAAACACAATATTAAGGGAATACAATGTTTTACGTTAAAtttaaaatgcaatgtatttaaaatggtaAGAATGTCATCTGTGCTACGAATATCATTGTCAGAACAGTTAATTTAATAACCATGTCCGTCCACTATGTAGACTAAGTGATCTTTACTACAAGttttactacaaaaataaataaataatgaatgctA
It encodes the following:
- the LOC127643374 gene encoding uncharacterized protein LOC127643374 — encoded protein: MDRRSFILRCKRTLNDCSRQLTQDAGPNVQSTLVRLETMQRSFEWARGRLIIVPAADRLLCDIAEYIAEVNARRQHEQQASSSYQAPLTCSGGRGAPHYSITREQLSFLTSCGFSLRSIAEILQVSLATVKQRIKKFNLNQSVTYSDVTDDALDDMIKDIVAGNDQLGSEAVRAQLRAGGVRVQRDRVRRSLVLNQPQCCSSKSNVTKTTEATVQCSWTKLPLAP